Proteins from one Aspergillus nidulans FGSC A4 chromosome VIII genomic window:
- a CDS encoding acyl-CoA-binding domain-containing protein (transcript_id=CADANIAT00001578) yields the protein MILDRVFVHALNTVKRIPRTGTARPPATERLKLYGLYKQSMEGDVEGVMDRPVGNTADVYMEDAWYAQRGLSRTEAKRRYITTLVETMHTYASQTEEARELVAELEFVWNQVKSNIPSSTSSPVQSTGVPPISQPQSPYGSISAQLAQNNEYQYKTSTARGDSRLRVLSPVSQPDDIYQRRTARMGYDRDQGLDQGGDDESVNLDEDEEEEEYAEAQANLYEDDDEVEGEAGGAVDEDDDDDHHHHHQQVYSSHIPDNSPSRKRDHDIDSWRWRRRVEQALTKMTAEIAAAREQMEARTLAARRRSGVWAWLRWLVWVTLRQIIWDLALLGMLLIWMRLRQDRRLEEQLKAGWSVVKARLAGLKALRDLRKVYIFS from the exons ATGATTCTAGATCGTGTCTTCGTCCACGCCCTTAATACCGTCAAACGTATCCCTCGAACCGGTACCGCGCGGCCGCCTGCTACGGAGCGGCTGAAACTCTACGGATTGTATAAACAGAGCATGG AGGGGGATGTCGAAGGGGTGATGGACCGGCCGGTAGGGAATACGGCAGACGTTTATATGGA GGACGCCTGGTACGCTCAGCGTGGTTTATCCCGCACTGAGGCCAAACGGCGGTATATCACGACTCTCGTGGAGACAATGCACACCTACGCTTCGCAGACCGAGGAGGCGCGCGAGCTCGTCGCCGAACTTGAGTTTGTCTGGAATCAGGTGAAATCAAATATACCTTCGTCGACATCGAGCCCTGTGCAGTCCACGGGGGTTCCCCCGATTTCCCAACCGCAATCGCCGTATGGAAGTATAAGCGCGCAATTAGCACAGAACAATGAGTATCAGTATAAGACATCTACTGCGCGAGGAGACTCTCGGCTCCGTGTGTTGAGTCCCGTCAGTCAGCCAGATGATATTTATCAACGGCGTACGGCGCGGATGGGCTACGATCGTGATCAAGGGCTGGATCAAGGGGGTGACGATGAAAGTGTGAACTtagacgaggacgaagaggaggaagaatacGCCGAGGCCCAAGCCAATCTGtacgaggacgatgatgaagtggAAGGTGAAGCAGGCGGCGCGgtcgatgaagacgacgacgatgaccaccatcatcaccaccaacaGGTGTACTCGAGTCATATCCCGGATAATTCTCCAAGCCGGAAACGCGATC ATGACATTGATAGCTGGCGATGGCGCCGCAGAGTCGAGCAGGCCTTGACCAAAATGACGGCCGAGATCGCCGCCGCCCGCGAGCAGATGGAAGCACGCACCCTGGCAGCCCGTCGAAGATCAGGCGTCTGGGCTTGGCTTCGGTGGCTGGTATGGGTCACCCTCCGACAGATTATCTGGGATCTGGCCCTCCTCGGCATGTTATTGATCTGGATGCGGCTGCGCCAGGATCGACGGCTCGAGGAGCAGCTTAAGGCTGGGTGGTCGGTTGTGAAGGCGCGGTTAGCAGGACTGAAAGCTTTGCGGGACTTGAGGaaggtatatatattttcttGA
- a CDS encoding putative GABA permease (transcript_id=CADANIAT00001579), with product MRQSSIDASADEALARMGYKSELPRNLSMLSILGLSFAIMAAPFGLSTTLYITLTDGQSVSIIWGWVFVTLISIAIAASLAEICAVYPTAGGVYYWSAMLSTKEWAPMMSFIDGWLTLVGNWTVTLSITFSGGQLILSAISLWNEDFVATTWQTILMFWAVIGVCALVNVFGARWLDLINKVCIFWTGGSVIAILVVLLSMADDRRNGKFVFGHFDASESGWPSGWAFFVGLQQAAYTLTGYGMVAAMCEEVQNPHREVPKAIVLSVVAAGITGLVYLIPILFVLPDIKTLLNVASGQPIGLVFKTATGSAGGGFGLLFLILGILMFAGIGSLTAASRCTYAFARDGAIPGFRLWRRVNKRLDVPVWAIILSTTVICLLGLIYFGSSAAFNAFTGVTTICLSSSYALPILISVLRGRQAVKHSSFSLGRFGYAINVATVVWICLAVVICCMPVSLPVDASSMNYASVVFAGFAAISVTWYFAYARKHFTGPPIPVDQLQDTPGVVPGKAVVDPEKAGSGSGSLEKEQPAP from the exons ATGCGCCAATCGTCCATCGACGCCAGCGCCGACGAGGCTCTGGCCCGTATGGGCTACAAGAGCGAATTGCCGCGTAATCTCTCTATGCTGAGTATTCTCGGACT CTCCTTCGCAATTATGGCCGCGCCCTTCGGCCTCAGCACAACTCTCTACATCACGCTCACAGACGGGCAATCCGTCTCTATTATATGGGGCTGGGTCTTCGTGACCCTGATCAGCATCGCTATCGCCGCCTCCCTCGCTGAGATCTGCGCCGTGTATCCCACCGCGGGAGGTGTATACTACTGGAGTGCAATGTTGTCGACGAAAGAGTGGGCACCGATGATGTCGTTTATAGACGGCTGGCTGACATTGGTCGGCAACTGGACTGTTACGCTTTCTATCACGTTTAGCGGAGGGCAGCTGATATTGAGTGCGATTTCGCTGTGGAATGAGGATTTCGTTGCCACTACCTGGCAGACGATATTGATGTTTTGGGCGGTGATTGGGGTTTGTGCGCTGGTCAATGTTTTCGGCGCGAGGTGGTTGGACCTCATCAATAAAGTTTGTATCTTTTGGACTGGAGGCAGTGTGATTGCCATCCTGGTTGTGCTGTTGAGTATGGCCGATGATAGAAGGAACGGGAAGTTTGTGTTTGGGCATTTCGATGCGAGTGAGAGTGGGTG GCCGTCTGGCTGGGCGTTCTTCGTTGGATTGCAGCAAGCTGCTTATACGCTCACTGGGTATGGAATGGTAGCGGCTATGTGCGAAGAGGTACAGAACCCGCATCGTGAGGTCCCGAAGGCAATCGTTCTGTCTGTCGTTGCAGCTGGGATAACTGGTCTGGTATACTTGATTCCGATCTTGTTCGTGCTGCCGGATATCAAGACGCTGCTAAATGTCGCGAGTGGGCAGCCAATTGGGTTGGTCTTCAAGACCGCTACGGGCTcagcaggaggagggttCGGCTTGCTATTTCTGATCCTGGGAATCCTGATGTTCGCAGGTATCGGTTCCTTGACAGCCGCCAGTCGATGCACCTACGCCTTTGCGCGCGACGGCGCCATCCCCGGCTttcggctctggagaagagtcAACAAGAGACTCGACGTTCCCGTGTGGGCAATCATCCTGTCCACGACAGTCATATGCCTGCTCGGCCTTATATATTTTGGCTCAAGCGCGGCATTCAATGCTTTCACGGGCGTCACCACGATCTGCCTATCCAGTTCATATGCCCTGCCCATTCTCATCTCCGTCCTCCGTGGTCGTCAAGCCGTTAAGCATTCCAGCTTTTCGCTTGGTCGGTTCGGCTATGCCATCAACGTTGCTACTGTTGTGTGGATTTGTCTGGCTGTGGTAATCTGCTGTATGCCGGTTTCGCTGCCTGTGGATGCGAGCTCGATGAACTATGCCAGCGTGGTGTTCGCGGGATTCGCGGCGATTAGTGTGACCTGGTACTTTGCCTATGCACGGAAGCATTTCACGGGCCCACCAATTCCGGTGGATCAGCTTCAGGATACGCCTGGGGTTGTGCCGGGgaaggctgttgttgacccGGAGAAAGCTGGGTCGGGTTCGGGGTCccttgagaaggagcagcCGGCTCCATGA
- a CDS encoding protein kdmA (transcript_id=CADANIAT00001580), with protein MAATIDRPLFEPIAGGPATDAASITPPHSINGKKDGPDGAPSELSDLELDSKPTDAQEDISVEEGDQEIEPDHYYGGGKIPVFKPFRDFQSFIKRIDKYGMRSGVVKVIPPKEWRDALPPLDEAVKKIRVKNPIMQEFHGSHGTYTQANIEKQRSYNLPQWKALCEDGSHQPPARRGERRRNQERVTRAPSAPKAQTTRADTPKRGPGRPAKRSNQAKVKEEPVKIKEEPAADEVMEKIKPEGPPTPVSPESIPAETKSEALSDGESLSAPKSRGRQPKSVTARRKQNKGDTVEHVDEEAYKNFDYRIHDNEDYTPERCEELETAYWKSLMFNNPMYGADMPGSLFDDRITSWNVAKLPNLLDVIGQKVPGVNTAYLYLGMWKATFAWHLEDVDLYSINYIHFGAPKQWYSISQEDAPRFEQAMKSIWPSDAKTCDQFLRHKTYLVSPSLLKSQYGITVNKMVHYEGEFVITYPYGYHSGYNLGYNCAESVNFATEKWLDYGRVAKKCNCEADSVWIDVEEIERKLRGELTPEYYGEYDSDLDGYEAASDLLTPPRSVPEKTSNRGRKRKHDGDMNKAKRMRADMGIPRRLPCLLCPNDLDYEDLLPTEDGKSHAHRRCALYTEETSILRDGSGKEVVCDIDKIPKARMGLKCLYCREVRGACFQCNFGKCTRSYHATCALLAGVQVEEGLVTVVADDGSQYSVPSVDLKCKYHRQKKPTWMTSSESPENDRKLMDTARRLVTGDILQFQADKEIYGAVVIENRVAERTLQVKVLPRGDVIELPYRWMLVVRRSNFAPLAAGIKPLPAHLSRKPEGRRELESALPVAGNPFGDGRSPYQWAEFETVDSTNRPAAPPAVQVDLGKMEQIWYYLGQSSTECRAQYTHNPSVPIHNPRSNFLDSVKSLGAVMARLPSYPHHRLPSYVLTTPPPHLLSSAAATTTASAVAAAAASRPLLPPRPPFAPPRSSPAAPTSAAVAASAMPSAYRSLPNQIARHAPYPQVTKAHLQSQQQHSHQQQQQNTNGSHSTANSHLPANNFANVRELIARRRLAQITDHANVFAGYTIVGPELVVETLLGPMGSVPPSNGLEKLELAMAQQRVQPRAPDGTLLPMQPLNMRSEEVTRLLQMLRFSLISHRDRLDVLQKKETETAKQEAANKVKGATPKLPRKYAYLELQREQAPTVYQSPYDMPSGFTEYARTTFGLTRHEPELPKPSLANDYFASLSPENQEKILKTCGSFVQRAIERSAPHSRQSSSSNFRLASALAQQTENPTIDITTVENMPLSGLDFPLRADSPCSNFSRSHLRFHSPNDFSHHGTEVHHDHHDLFGDQQANTRFWQHGPWAAGDGNTPNEENRPFFGPHERLKHDYASSDISLGRGGPGSLHSVDMAGFGLDNPDDLCAALSP; from the exons ATGGCTGCGACGATTGATCGCCCTCTCTTCGAACCGATCGCGGGCGGGCCTGCGACTGATGCAGCTTCGATAACACCTCCTCACAGCATCAACGGCAAGAAGGATGGCCCGGATGGCGCGCCTTCTGAACTTTCCGATCTCGAACTCGATTCTAAACCTACCGATGCCCAGGAAGATATATCTGTagaagaaggagatcagGAGATCGAGCCGGATCATTATTATGGAGGCGGAAAAATCCCCGTCTTCAAGCCG TTTCGCGATTTCCAGTCTTTTATCAAGAGGATTGATAAATATGGGATGCGCTCAGGCGTTGTCAAGGTCATCCCGCCCAAAGAATG GAGAGATGCCCTTCCGCCCCTTGACGAAGCAGTGAAAAAAATTCGCGTGAAGAACCCGATTATGCAGGAATTTCACGGCTCTCATGGAACGTATACCCAGGCCAATATTGAGAAACAACGATCCTACAACTTGCCTCAATGGAAAGCTCTTTGTGAAGACGGCAGCCATCAGCCACCTGCCCGTCggggagaaaggagaagaaaccAAGAACGTGTTACCCGTGCGCCGTCAGCTCCCAAAGCTCAGACAACCCGAGCCGATACCCCCAAGCGAGGACCTGGACGTCCGGCGAAACGGTCGAAccaggccaaggtcaaggaggagCCTGTCAAAATCAAGGAAGAACCCGCCGCGGACGAAGTAATGGAGAAAATCAAGCCTGAGGGTCCGCCCACGCCGGTTTCGCCGGAATCAATCCCTGCCGAGACAAAGTCAGAGGCACTCAGTGATGGAGAGTCTTTGAGTGCGCCGAAGTCTAGAGGACGACAGCCCAAGTCAGTCACTGCGCGAAGAAAGCAGAACAAGGGTGACACAGTAGAGCacgttgacgaagaagcgTACAAGAATTTCGATTACCGTATTCATGACAACGAGGACTATACACCTGAACGATGCGAGGAACTGGAAACCGCTTACTGGAAGTCCCTCATGTTCAACAACCCAATGTACGGTGCAGATATGCCGGGTTCTCTCTTCGATGACCGTATTACGTCTTGGAATGTCGCCAAGTTGCCAAATCTCCTCGACGTTATTGGTCAGAAGGTTCCTGGTGTCAACACTGCATACTTATACCTCGGTATGTGGAAGGCTACATTCGCGTGGCATTTGGAGGATGTGGATTTGTATAGTATCAACTATATCCACTTTGGCGCCCCGAAACAGTGGTATAGTATATCCCAGGAAGATGCGCCTCGTTTCGAACAGGCAATGAAGA GTATCTGGCCTAGTGATGCAAAAACTTGTGACCAGTTCCTTCGTCATAAGACTTATCTTGTTTCACCCAGTCTTCTCAAGTCCCAATACGGCATTACGGTCAACAAAATGGTACATTATGAGGGCGAGTTTGTTATTACATACCCCTACGGATATCATTCAGGATACAATCTTGGGTACAACTGTGCCGAGTCCGTCAACTTTGCGACGGAGAAGTGGCTTGATTACGGTCGGGTGGCTAAGAAATGCAACTGCGAGGCCGATAGTGTCTGGATTGACGTGGAAGAGATCGAGCGTAAACTTCGCGGCGAATTAACTCCCGAGTATTACGGTGAATACGACAGTGATCTAGACGGTTATGAGGCTGCTTCTGATCTTCTCACCCCTCCGCGCAGCGTACCAGAGAAGACGTCCAACCGTGGTCGTAAGCGCAAGCATGATGGAGACATGAACAAGGCCAAACGCATGAGGGCTGATATGGGCATCCCAAGACGATTACCTTGTCTCCTGTGCCCTAACGATCTGGACTACGAAGATCTGCTGCCAACTGAGGACGGAAAATCGCACGCTCATCGCCGGTGTGCTCTGTACACTGAAGAAACCAGCATTCTGCGCGATGGATCCGGCAAAGAGGTTGTTTGCGATATAGACAAAATCCCGAAGGCTCGGATGGGGCTCAAGTGCCTTTATTGTCGCGAGGTGCGCGGGGCTTGTTTCCAGTGCAATTTCGGCAAGTGTACGCGATCTTATCACGCAACCTGCGCCCTTCTAGCTGGAGTACAGGTAGAAGAGGGCTTGGTTACAGTTGTTGCAGACGACGGGAGTCAATACTCTGTTCCCAGCGTTGATTTGAAGTGCAAATACCACCGCCAGAAGAAACCGACTTGGATGACCAGCAGCGAGTCTCCGGAAAATGATCGCAAGTTGATGGACACTGCTCGGCGTCTCGTTACCGGCGACATTTTGCAGTTCCAGGCCGACAAGGAGATTTATGGAGCGGTCGTTATCGAGAATCGTGTTGCGGAACGCACGTTGCAGGTCAAAGTGCTCCCACGAGG GGACGTAATCGAGTTACCATACCGCTGGATGCTGGTTGTACGTAGGAGCAACTTTGCTCCCTTGGCAGCAGGCATCAAGCCACTTCCCGCGCATCTCTCCCGGAAGCCCGAAGGTCGGAGGGAATTGGAATCTGCACTGCCGGTGGCAGGAAATCCGTTTGGCGACGGGCGATCTCCGTATCAGTGGGCCGAGTTTGAGACGGTAGACAGCACTAACCGTCCTGCAGCCCCACCAGCGGTGCAGGTCGACTTGGGCAAGATGGAACAGATCTGGTATTATTTGGGCCAGTCATCGACCGAGTGTAGGGCTCAATATACACACAACCCTAGCGTTCCCATCCACAACCCGCGGTCGAATTTCCTAGACAGCGTCAAGTCCCTTGGCGCCGTGATGGCCCGACTCCCCTCTTACCCCCACCACCGTCTGCCTTCCTATGTTTTGACTacccctcctcctcacctcctttcttctgccgccgcaaccaccaccgcctccgctgtcgctgctgctgctgcctccCGCCCTTTGCTGCCGCCGCGCCCTCCTTTTGCCcctcctcgctcttctcccGCCGCTCCgacttctgctgctgttgctgcttctgcgaTGCCGTCAGCCTATCGCTCTTTGCCAAATCAAATAGCCCGTCATGCTCCGTATCCCCAAGTCACCAAAGCCCATCTTCAatcccagcagcaacacagtcatcagcagcagcagcagaacacGAACGGCTCCCACTCGACCGCTAACAGTCACCTCCCCGCCAACAATTTTGCCAATGTCCGTGAGCTTATCGCCCGCCGTCGTCTAGCCCAGATAACCGACCATGCCAACGTTTTCGCCGGGTACACAATTGTCGGCCCGGAGTTGGTCGTAGAGACTCTCTTGGGTCCCATGGGTTCTGTGCCGCCGTCCAATGGCCTTGAAAAACTGGAGCTCGCTATGGCTCAACAACGTGTCCAGCCTCGTGCGCCCGACGGAACACTTTTGCCGATGCAGCCTCTGAATATGCGCTCTGAAGAAGTCACGCGGCTATTGCAAATGCTCCGATTTTCGCTTATCAGCCACCGCGACCGGTTGGACGTGCttcagaagaaagagacagAGACCGCGAAACAGGAGGCGGCAAACAAGGTCAAAGGGGCTACCCCAAAGCTGCCTCGAAAATATGCGTATCTTGAATTACAGCGTGAGCAGGCTCCCACCGTGTATCAGTCCCCTTACGATATGCCCTCTGGATTCACCGAGTACGCCCGCACGACGTTTGGTCTCACCCGTCACGAGCCAGAGTTGCCTAAGCCTTCGCTAGCGAACGACTACTTTGCCAGTCTCTCTCCTGAGAACCAGGAGAAGATCCTCAAGACATGTGGTAGTTTCGTGCAACGTGCCATAGAAAGATCAGCCCCTCATAGCCGTCAAAGCTCGTCCTCCAACTTCCGACTCGCCTCAGCGTTGGCCCAACAGACTGAGAACCCTACTATCGATATTACAACTGTTGAGAACATGCCTCTGTCGGGTCTCGACTTCCCGTTACGGGCGGACTCACCATGCTCAAACTTCAGCCGGTCGCATCTGCGTTTCCATTCACCGAATGACTTTAGCCACCACGGAACTGAAGTCCACCATGACCACCATGACCTGTTTGGCGACCAACAAGCCAACACTCGGTTCTGGCAGCATGGGCCGTGGGCCGCCGGTGATGGAAATACTCCAAATGAGGAGAATCGACCGTTCTTCGGCCCTCATGAACGGTTGAAACATGACTATGCTTCGTCTGACATCTCCCTTGGCCGTGGCGGGCCCGGGTCGTTGCACTCCGTCGATATGGCTGGCTTTGGCCTGGACAACCCCGACGATCTCTGTGCCGCTCTTAGCCCTTGA
- a CDS encoding carnitine O-acetyltransferase facC (transcript_id=CADANIAT00001581), translating to MTYSSTAVRHFTAPKPLGLTMEAPRSHPAPEPKIKPTTVDGGLTDQVKTKSGGITFAHQDSLPKLPIPDLESTCKKYLDALSPLQTPKEQEETKAAVREFLKGEGPGLQERLQKYATSQTSYIEQFWYDSYLNYDSPVVLNLNPFFLLEDDPTPARNNQLTRAASLVVSALSFVRAVRREELPPDTVRGTPLCMYQYSRLFGTARVPTENGCVISQDPKSKHIVVMCRGQFYWFDVLDENHDQIMTEKDIAMNLEVILADAEQTPIQEAAKGALGVLSTENRKVWSGLRDILTKDEHSINAEGLNIVDTALFVLCLDDTEPHNMSELCANMLCGTNVVEKGVQVGTCTNRWYDKLQIIVCKNGSAGINFEHTGVDGHTVLRFASDVYTDTILRFARTINGQAPSLWATTSPDPSKRHPRSFGDVSPTPRKLEWDMLPELSIAIRFAESHLADLLQQHEFQVLDFKGFGKNFITSMGFSPDAFVQMAFQAAYYGLYGQVVNTYEPAMTKAFLHGRTEAIRSVTNEALDFVKTFWAENPAEDKVNALRKATEKHSAITKECSKGQGQDRHLYALYTLWQRQFDEAPSSRNNSVDEASNGYTSPAEIDSIAGSPLSPSSVSEVDGLSSTGSYGRAMRNLPPTPAIFSDPGWDKINNTILSTSNCGNPCLRHFGFGPTSADGFGIGYIIKDDSISICASSKHRQTARLMQTLELYLLEIRKLLRATVHKPSSPRTSRAREMEMIAERVQRDQRRGRIVRTDAGHLRAGTETPTTDSGDMDDDGMGGYGFFDAGMLLHALKGLNVDRERGGDKTPRRRFVGKKLRLNEY from the exons ATGACTTATTCGTCGACCGCAGTCCGTCATTTTACCGCGCCCAAGCCGCTGGGATTGACGATGGAAGCTCCCCGCTCACATCCGGCTCCTGAGCCGAAGATAAAGCCTACCACAGTGGATGGAGGCTTGACGGATCAGGTTAAGACCAAGAGTGGTGGGATCACATTCGCACACCAAGACTCTCTGCCGAAGTTACCTATCCCGGATCTTGAGAGCACATGCAAGAAATATCTCGACGCTCTGTCGCCGCTGCAGACTCCtaaagagcaagaagagaccAAGGCTGCTGTACGGGAGTTCCTCAAAGGCGAGGGTCCCGGCCTTCAAGAGCGGCTGCAGAAATATGCCACATCGCAAACGAGTTATATTGAACAATTCT GGTACGACTCCTATCTGAATTACGACAGTCCTGTCgttctcaacctcaaccccttcttcttgctggaggACGATCCAACACCTGCGAGAAACAACCAGCTGACTAGAGCGGCATCGCTGGTTGTTTCGGCCTTATCATTTGTGCGCGCTGTCAGACGGGAGGAGTTGCCTCCCGATACCGTTCGAGGTACGCCATTGTGCATGTATCAATATTCCCGGCTATTTGGTACTGCACGTGTTCCTACTGAGAATGGCTGCGTTATCAGCCAAGATCCCAAGTCAAAGCATATCGTTGTTATGTGCCGTGGTCAGTTCTACTGGTTTGACGTCCTCGACGAGAATCATGACCAAATCATGACAGAAAAGGATATCGCAATGAACCTTGAGGTTATTCTCGCTGATGCAGAACAAACCCCAATTCAAGAGGCGGCGAAGGGCGCCCTTGGAGTCCTCAGTACTGAAAACCGCAAGGTGTGGTCGGGATTGAGGGATATCCTAACCAAAGATGAGCATTCAATTAACGCTGAGGGCTTAAACATTGTGGATACTGCCCTATTTGTCCTCTGCCTGGATGACACCGAGCCTCATAACATGTCCGAGCTTTGCGCGAACATGCTCTGTGGTACGAACGTGGTGGAAAAGGGCGTTCAAGTGGGTACTTGCACGAACCGGTGGTACGACAAGCTGCAGATCATCGTGTGTAAGAATGGGAGTGCTGGAATCAATTTTGAGCACACTGGTGTTGACGGACATACTGTTCTTCGCTTCGCGAGTGACGTCTACACGGACACGATTCTTCGCTTTGCACGAACCATCAACGGCCAGGCTCCCAGCTTGTGGGCAACCACTAGCCCTGACCCGTCCAAACGACACCCTCGAAGCTTCGGTGACGTTAGCCCGACCCCCAGAAAATTAGAATGGGACATGTTGCCTGAGCTTAGCATTGCTATCCGGTTTGCCGAATCGCATCTCgcagatcttcttcagcagcatgaATTCCAAGTGCTTGATTTCAAGGGATTCGGAAAGAACTTTATTACCTCAATGGGATTCTCACCGGACGCATTCGTCCAGATGGCGTTCCAGGCGGCTTACTACGGGCTTTACGGACAAGTGGTAAATACCTATGAACCAGCAATGACCAAGGCTTTCCTGCATGGACGGACCGAAGCCATTCGATCTGTCACCAATGAAGCCCTCGACTTCGTGAAGACATTTTGGGCTGAAAACCCTGCTGAGGATAAGGTGAATGCCCTTCGAAAGGCTACTGAGAAGCACTCGGCAATCACGAAGGAATGCTCCAAGGGACAAGGACAGGACCGCCACCTCTATGCTCTTTACACCCTGTGGCAGCGACAATTCGACGAAGCCCCTAGCTCCCGGAACAACAGCGTCGATGAAGCGTCGAACGGGTACACGAGTCCTGCTGAGATCGACTCCATCGCTGGGTCTCCTCTATCCCCGTCCTCTGTATCTGAGGTGGATGGGTTGTCATCCACTGGCAGCTATGGCCGGGCTATGCGTAATTTGCCTCCCACTCCCGCCATCTTCAGCGACCCCGGCTgggacaagatcaacaacACAATTCTTTCCACTTCAAACTGTGGCAACCCCTGCTTGCGGCATTTCGGCTTCGGCCCAACATCTGCAGACGGATTCGGCATTGGCTACATTATCAAGGACGACTCAATCTCAATTTGCGCCTCATCTAAGCACCGCCAAACCGCGCGTCTCATGCAGACACTTGAGTTGTACCTGCTTGAGATCCGCAAGTTGCTGCGCGCGACTGTCCACAAGCCGTCCAGCCCGCGGACCAGCCGCGCTCGTGAAATGGAGATGATTGCCGAGCGGGTCCAGCGTGATCAACGCCGGGGTCGTATTGTCCGCACAGACGCGGGCCATCTGCGGGCCGGTACCGAGACGCCCACGACGGACAGCGGGGACatggacgatgatggcatGGGCGGAT ATGGTTTCTTTGATGCAGGGATGCTCCTGCATGCGCTCAAGGGGCTCAACGTGGATCGCGAGCGGGGTGGCGACAAGACCCCTCGACGACGGTTCGTTGGCAAGAAGCTACGGTTGAATGAATATTGA
- a CDS encoding CAP domain-containing protein (transcript_id=CADANIAT00001582) encodes MKYSMILGAALCALGAMAEVEPSYVTEWTTTTVTDWTIVTITKTITVTPTSAATSTTTSVPEPTSVPATQAKVQDTAPAAAAETEAAVESVSTAAPSSTVESTSTVIAEQPEATTWSSAWSSTWSTTQAATTETAAQSTATASSTQTAANAYQSNVLYSHNVHRANHSSPDVAWSSDLESSAQVLASRCVYEHDTSINGGGYGQNIGYGTSADEVAVMISNLMYNDEMGYFENLYGQATPDMTLFEKWGHFSQIVWKGTTEVGCATVDCPSLGNVDSASSVPFTVCNYSPAGNYDGEYADNVLKPLGNPVWSAS; translated from the exons ATGAAGTATTCGATGATTCTGGGCGCCGCCCTGTGCGCCCTTGGTGCTATGGCCGAGGTGGAGCCTTCCTACGTGACTGAGTGGACGACGACCACTGTGACCGACTGGACTATCGTGACCATCACCAAGACCATCACTGTTACTCCTACATCGGCCGCGACGTCGACTACGACCTCGGTGCCCGAGCCTACTTCAGTTCCTGCGACTCAGGCCAAGGTTCAGGATACCGCTCCTGCGGCCGCCGCGGAGACGGAGGCTGCTGTTGAGAGCGTGTCGACTGCCGCCCCGTCAAGCACCGTTGAGTCTACCAGTACCGTGATCGCCGAGCAGCCTGAAGCCACCACCTGGTCCTCGGCCTGGTCCAGCACCTGGTCCACCACCCAGGCGGCTACCACTGAGACTGCCGCCCAGTCGACCGCTACCGCTTCGTCCACCCAGACTGCTGCCAATGCCTACCAGTCCAACGTCCTTTACAGCCACAACGTCCACCGTGCCAACCACTCTTCTCCCGATGTTGCCTGGTCCTCTGACCTCGAGTCAAGCGCCCAGGTTCTCGCCTCCCGTTGCGTTTATGAGCACGACAC GAGCATTAACGGTGGCGGATACGGCCAGAACATTGGCTACGGTACCTCTGCTGATGAAGTTGCTGTCATGATCTCCAACTTGATGTATAACGATGAAATGGGTTACTTCGAGAACCTCTACGGACAAGCCACCCCAGACATGACCCTGTTCGAGAAATGGGGCCACTTCTCTCAGATCGTCTGGAAGGGAACCACCGAGGTCGGATGCGCCACTGTCGACTGCCCTAGCCTTGGCAACGTCGATTCCGCCTCGTCTGTCCCCTTCACTGTTTGCAACTACAGCCCTGCAG GAAACTACGACGGTGAATACGCCGACAATGTCCTGAAGCCCCTCGGTAACCCCGTGTGGTCTGCGTCATAA